The following proteins are encoded in a genomic region of bacterium:
- a CDS encoding NAD(P)-dependent oxidoreductase has product MKRSAKKILVTGASGFLGSHICEAAHEAGYEVHALIRETSSRQWLKYYWLNLHTVDLNECSDIASLLKQMDAVIHNAGATNEIDTEIYHKVNVEGTKNLVEECIKAGVRRFVFISSHAAGGPTEDKITKTEEDPDCPISRYGKSKKEAEEVLYSFRDRIEVVSLRFPTIYGPRGTELLGVFKMLSSFIKPHPGFRPTYVSMLYVTDAAKAAVAAVTANVKSGSFYYINDGMDYLVTMEYLYNLISDSLGSKGILIKLPFFLLDVAVFILVKLLKKRTPLTPDKVKEMKAQFWVASSDKAQKELGWRPEVLLREGIKRTTEWYRTYQWI; this is encoded by the coding sequence TGCGAGGCTGCGCATGAAGCCGGTTACGAAGTGCACGCCCTTATTCGAGAAACGAGCTCGCGTCAGTGGCTTAAGTACTACTGGCTTAACCTGCATACGGTTGATCTCAACGAATGCTCTGATATAGCCTCACTGCTTAAGCAAATGGACGCAGTAATTCACAACGCAGGCGCAACCAATGAGATAGATACCGAGATTTATCACAAGGTTAACGTAGAAGGCACGAAGAACCTCGTCGAGGAATGCATCAAAGCCGGAGTGCGTAGATTCGTATTCATATCGAGCCATGCAGCAGGAGGCCCTACCGAAGACAAGATTACGAAGACAGAAGAAGACCCTGATTGCCCCATATCCCGGTATGGTAAGAGCAAGAAAGAAGCCGAGGAAGTGCTTTATTCTTTTCGCGATAGGATAGAAGTCGTGAGCTTGAGGTTTCCGACTATTTACGGGCCGCGAGGAACCGAACTCCTGGGCGTCTTCAAGATGCTTAGCAGTTTCATAAAGCCTCATCCGGGGTTCAGACCCACCTATGTCTCGATGCTCTATGTAACCGATGCAGCCAAGGCGGCTGTTGCAGCCGTAACCGCGAATGTTAAGTCCGGATCATTCTACTACATCAATGACGGCATGGATTATCTTGTGACAATGGAGTATCTCTATAACCTGATTTCCGATTCCCTTGGCAGCAAAGGAATCCTTATCAAGCTTCCCTTTTTCCTTCTCGACGTTGCCGTATTCATATTAGTCAAGCTGCTTAAGAAACGGACGCCGTTGACTCCTGATAAGGTTAAAGAGATGAAGGCCCAGTTCTGGGTTGCCTCCTCTGACAAGGCGCAAAAGGAACTCGGATGGCGGCCCGAGGTGCTTCTTCGCGAAGGCATTAAGCGCACGACCGAATGGTACAGGACTTATCAGTGGATATAG